The following coding sequences lie in one Pelomicrobium methylotrophicum genomic window:
- a CDS encoding DEAD/DEAH box helicase, producing MLLRRIVSDDRRVAVFLRYREDLVERLRAARAAWIPHLRAWVLPRDEAGQALAFVFDGDAEQHGVLSALKRALARPDSEAIAPYLSVQVYPLPGKRTAVASLYDVALARALKRSGGRWRPDLKVWILPAPVDDALSIIRQDGGVPAGCAYVHNRVVSWEALAGLVVRDEAPRIDAGPDAPSLPKPAVRKDRHEEELPQAFVSPIRRHPVDESALGSVAQRLSLYPYQIDGARHLASASSALLADDMGLGKTRTAIAAAIVASPIKPVLVVCPASLRLNWAREIAAADASPVAILGESGDAKNARWVISSYERLGSLAQDEAFDFGAVIVDEAHYIKEHDSARTKNAIALAGRIPFRMLLTGTPVLNRETELHALLAIGGHPLGGIPLPRFRALFAGHAAARALLRERVGEWMLRRTKDEVMRWLPGKTEVRIPIEPPSGFMDAYQAERSREAPVLGKISKLRAIVEDAKVDFIAEKVAQIAPSEKCIVFCEFLDTVSTLMDALAEGGIRAVSLVGEDDLAERQAAVDAFQNDPATRVFVSTTRAGGVGINLTAGTSVFFASLPWTPALKRQAEDRANRNGQTRPVTIYVPYIPGTIDEDVMKLIEHKAGIESDLMDEESARKTIARSLECAPA from the coding sequence ATGTTGCTGCGTCGAATTGTATCCGACGACAGGCGCGTCGCGGTTTTCCTGCGCTACCGGGAGGACCTGGTGGAACGGCTTCGCGCCGCCCGGGCGGCATGGATCCCGCATCTCAGGGCCTGGGTGCTTCCGCGCGACGAGGCGGGCCAAGCGCTCGCCTTTGTCTTCGATGGCGATGCCGAGCAGCATGGCGTTCTTTCCGCCTTGAAACGCGCCCTCGCCAGGCCAGATTCGGAGGCGATCGCCCCCTATCTGTCCGTCCAGGTGTATCCGCTTCCCGGGAAACGAACGGCGGTCGCCAGCCTCTACGACGTTGCGCTCGCGCGAGCGCTCAAGCGCTCAGGCGGCCGGTGGCGACCGGATCTCAAGGTATGGATTCTTCCTGCTCCGGTTGACGATGCGCTGTCGATCATCCGGCAGGACGGCGGCGTTCCGGCCGGATGCGCCTACGTGCACAACCGGGTCGTTTCGTGGGAAGCGCTCGCCGGCCTCGTCGTCAGGGACGAGGCGCCCAGAATCGACGCCGGCCCGGACGCGCCCTCGCTCCCCAAGCCTGCAGTCCGGAAGGATCGCCACGAAGAGGAGCTTCCGCAGGCGTTCGTCTCGCCCATCCGCCGTCATCCGGTGGACGAGTCCGCGCTCGGCTCTGTCGCGCAGCGGCTTTCGCTGTATCCCTATCAGATCGACGGCGCCCGGCACCTCGCTTCGGCCTCGTCGGCGCTTCTGGCCGACGACATGGGCCTTGGAAAGACCAGGACCGCCATCGCCGCGGCGATCGTCGCATCCCCCATCAAGCCCGTCCTCGTCGTCTGCCCGGCAAGCCTGCGGCTTAACTGGGCGCGCGAAATCGCCGCCGCCGACGCTTCCCCCGTGGCCATCCTCGGCGAATCCGGCGACGCGAAGAACGCCCGCTGGGTGATTTCGAGCTACGAGCGGCTTGGAAGCCTTGCCCAGGACGAGGCGTTCGACTTCGGCGCGGTCATCGTGGACGAGGCTCATTACATCAAGGAGCACGACTCCGCCCGTACGAAGAACGCCATTGCGCTGGCTGGCCGAATCCCCTTCCGGATGCTGCTCACCGGAACTCCCGTGCTCAACCGCGAGACCGAGCTTCACGCGCTGCTCGCCATCGGCGGCCATCCGCTGGGCGGCATTCCGCTGCCCAGGTTCAGGGCGCTGTTCGCCGGCCACGCCGCCGCCCGGGCGCTGCTTCGGGAACGCGTCGGCGAGTGGATGTTGCGAAGAACCAAGGACGAGGTCATGCGGTGGCTCCCAGGCAAGACAGAGGTCCGGATTCCCATCGAGCCGCCTTCAGGATTCATGGACGCCTACCAGGCGGAACGAAGCCGCGAAGCGCCCGTGCTCGGGAAGATCTCGAAGCTTCGCGCAATCGTGGAGGACGCCAAGGTCGACTTCATCGCCGAGAAGGTCGCGCAGATCGCGCCGTCGGAAAAATGCATCGTCTTTTGCGAATTCCTGGATACCGTCTCGACGCTCATGGACGCGCTCGCGGAAGGCGGCATCCGCGCTGTGAGCCTGGTCGGCGAAGACGATTTGGCCGAACGGCAGGCGGCGGTGGATGCGTTCCAGAACGACCCCGCGACGCGCGTTTTCGTGTCGACCACCCGCGCGGGCGGCGTCGGGATCAATCTGACCGCCGGCACGAGCGTGTTCTTCGCCTCCCTGCCCTGGACGCCGGCGCTCAAGCGCCAGGCGGAAGATCGCGCCAACCGCAACGGGCAGACCCGACCGGTGACCATTTATGTCCCCTACATCCCCGGCACCATCGACGAGGATGTAATGAAGCTGATCGAGCATAAGGCGGGCATCGAGTCCGACCTCATGGACGAGGAGTCGGCCCGGAAGACCATCGCACGCTCGCTCGAATGCGCGCCGGCTTGA
- a CDS encoding DUF6900 domain-containing protein, whose translation MESVDSIIRNIVARCIGVSLTPTGIRLEDVHEVHVAQLARMLEEAFEAGREYAVRQGGHDGRDG comes from the coding sequence ATGGAGTCCGTCGATTCGATCATCAGAAACATTGTCGCAAGGTGCATCGGCGTGTCTCTCACGCCGACGGGCATCCGCCTCGAAGACGTTCACGAGGTTCACGTCGCGCAGCTTGCCCGAATGCTGGAAGAGGCGTTCGAGGCCGGACGTGAATACGCGGTCCGTCAGGGCGGGCATGATGGCAGAGATGGGTAG
- a CDS encoding MT-A70 family methyltransferase yields MITSETVQSDRSGFRLRDAVEEKLEELAAFKAEHGHVTVPVRNPDKSLNPLGQWLNRCCSEWRKGKLRPAIARRLEEIGGEEILRRVGLSGKRAGPSRPGEICGSLEDLVAAGRTFRCIYADPPWRYENRATRAAAERHYPTMSDEEIARLPVARLAAQDAWLHLWTTNGHLEVALSIMRAWGFEFKSQFVWVKPQIGLGNYWRIAHEILLLGRRGTPQWRARDLRSWGEFPRRKHSAKPEEVRAMIERACDGPYLELFGRRVAPGWTVWGNQIETDLFSEPVSARSQPSLE; encoded by the coding sequence ATGATCACGAGCGAAACCGTTCAATCCGATCGTTCCGGGTTCCGCCTGAGGGACGCGGTCGAGGAAAAGCTGGAAGAACTTGCCGCCTTCAAGGCGGAGCACGGTCACGTCACCGTTCCTGTCCGCAATCCGGACAAATCCCTCAATCCGCTCGGGCAGTGGCTCAACCGCTGCTGCAGCGAGTGGCGCAAGGGAAAGCTTCGGCCCGCCATCGCCCGGCGGCTCGAGGAGATCGGCGGAGAGGAGATTCTGAGGCGTGTCGGTCTGTCGGGCAAACGCGCCGGGCCGTCGCGCCCCGGCGAAATCTGCGGCAGCCTCGAGGATCTGGTCGCGGCGGGACGGACCTTCCGCTGCATCTACGCCGACCCGCCGTGGCGGTACGAAAACCGCGCGACGCGCGCGGCGGCGGAGCGTCACTACCCGACCATGAGCGACGAAGAAATCGCGCGGCTTCCTGTCGCACGGCTCGCCGCGCAGGACGCCTGGCTGCATCTGTGGACCACGAACGGCCATCTGGAGGTCGCGCTTTCCATCATGCGGGCCTGGGGCTTCGAGTTCAAAAGCCAGTTCGTGTGGGTCAAGCCGCAGATCGGTCTGGGCAACTACTGGCGCATCGCGCACGAAATCCTGCTCCTGGGCCGGCGCGGGACGCCGCAGTGGCGGGCCAGGGACCTGCGCAGCTGGGGCGAATTTCCTCGCCGCAAGCATTCCGCGAAGCCGGAGGAAGTGCGCGCCATGATCGAGCGGGCCTGCGATGGACCGTATCTGGAGCTCTTCGGCCGCCGCGTCGCGCCCGGGTGGACGGTCTGGGGCAACCAGATCGAAACGGATCTTTTCTCGGAGCCTGTTTCGGCCAGAAGTCAACCCAGCCTGGAGTAA
- a CDS encoding DUF3489 domain-containing protein, translated as MTVHAFDSANGRETKTSIVLGMLARPQGATLDEIAGVTGWKPHTVRGWLSGIVRKRRRIVVERVMRESGEYAYVARA; from the coding sequence ATGACCGTTCACGCTTTTGATTCCGCCAACGGCAGGGAAACGAAAACCTCCATCGTGCTCGGCATGCTCGCGCGCCCGCAGGGGGCCACGCTGGACGAAATCGCCGGCGTCACGGGCTGGAAGCCCCATACCGTCCGCGGCTGGCTTTCCGGGATCGTCAGGAAACGCCGCCGCATCGTCGTGGAGCGCGTCATGCGGGAAAGCGGCGAATACGCCTATGTCGCGCGCGCCTGA